The sequence GAAGCCCCGCCGAAACGATACGCCTGGGGAGGGCCAGACAACGACGGGGAAGGAGGAAACCCACATGAGTGACACCGGAAAACGGCACTGGGTGTTCCGCGCGCATGTTCTGGACCGCGCCGGCGCCCTGACCAGCATAGCCTCCGCATTCAGCAACGAAGGAATCAGCATCGACACCGTCGTCGGACACGGCCTCGAAGAACACGCGGGCGTGGACGGCAGCGTCGTCATGACCTTCTGGTGCGACGAACGCGAGAGGGACATCATGGTCCGGAAGGTCCGCCGGCTCAGCAAGATAACGGGCCTTGAAGAACACCCCTACAACTCTCAGAACCTGCGCAAGTCGGCGATTATCACCACGAACCGGCGTCTCGCCCCGCATGACGTTGCCGGCGAACAGACCTTTCTGACCTGTGAAATCGTGAATTCCGGCGACGGAACCTGGACCTATTTTCTGGCGGGCTCGCCCAGCGAACTGGACCCCGTGCTGGAACGGCTCGCAACGCAAGGCGTCATCCAGGACATCGTCTATTCCGTGATAGGACTGTAGCACGAAAGGTACGGACGCGGCTGAAAGAACGGGTGAAGCCGTTTCCGCGGCCGCGCGCGAAGCGGCCGGCTTGTCAGGTTCCGAAGTCGAGTCCAGCGCGGAACGCCGCGCGGTTGCTCTCGAGCATGGCGGCGCGCTTGCCCGTGGCGCCGTCCTTGAAGATGTCCTCGATCGTTGAGACCTTGACGACGGGCTCCGCTTTCAGCAAGGCGCCCAGCGCAACGATGTTCGCCGAGCGTTCCGTGCCCACGGTCTCCTTTGAAATCTGGGTAGCGGGAATCCACACGACGCGCAGATCGCTTCGGCGCAACGTCGAGGAATCGGCGAGACTCGTGTTCGCGACAAGCAGGCCGCCGGGCCGCACCACGGCCTGGAACTTGTCGAGAGACGCCTGGTTCATCAGCACGGCCGCACTAGGCTGGTCGAGTGTCATCGCGCCGATTTCTTCGTCCGAGATAAACACGACGCAATTGGCCGTACCGCCACGCATAGCCGCGCCGTACGTAGGCAGGAATGTGGCATTCAACCCCTCGCGAAGCGCGGCTTGGGCAAGCACATCGCCCATGTATAGGATACCCTGTCCGCCAAAGCCCGCCATCGTGAACTCAAACAGCATGGCAGGTGCCTTGGCTGACGCCGTTGATTTCCGGCTCTTGGCCGGCCATGGGTCTCTCGGGGACCTTCCCGGCCACGTCCTTGAACAGGCCGAGCGGGAACACCTGACACATCTCGTTTTCCACCCACTTCTGCGACTGAATTGCATCGAGATGGAGATTCGTCGGGCAGGCCGACAAAACCTCGACAAAACCAAATCCGCTGTACTTGATCTGGATTTCAAACGCGTGAAAAATCGCCTTGCGCGCGCGGCGTATCTGTTTCGGGTCGTACAGCGCGACGCGCTCCGAATACAGGACACCGTCGAGCGTGGCCATCATTTCCGCCATCTTCAGCGGATGCCCTTCGTTGTCGTGCTTACGCCCCGCGGGCGTCGTGGTCGTGCGCTGGCCGAGCAGCGTTGTCGGCGCCATCTGACCGCCGGTCATCCCGTAAACGGCATTGTTGACGTAGATGACCGAGATTCCCTCGCCGCGGTTGGCCGCGTGCATCGTCTCGCACAGGCCGATGCTGGCAAGGTCGCCGTCCCCCTGATACGTGAACACAAAAAGGTCGGGCCGGGCCCGCTTGATGCCCGTGCCGAGCGCGAGCGCGCGCCCGTGCGGCGCCTCGATCGAATCGACGTCGAAATACTTGTACAACATGACGCTGCATCCGGCGGGCGCGACCGCAACGGTCCTTTCGCCGACGCCGAAATGCTCGATCGCTTCCGCAACGATCCGGTGCGCCGTGCCGTGCGTGCAACCCGCGCAGTAATGCGTCACGACGTCGCACAAGTACCGGGGACGGTCAAAAACGGCTTCACTCATAGGTTGGGGCCTTTGATTCCGGTTGGGTTCACTTCGCGCGGCTGGAGCGCGCCATCGCGCCACCACCGGTAATGGCCCCGCGCCGCATCCACCTTGTCCGCCCATTCCGCGCCCTTGTCCACGCCGCTTCCGTGCAGATACGCGAGGATCTCGCGCGGACTGGGCACGCCGCCCGCGGGCCGCCCGCAAAAGTCGACCCGAACATCCGGCCCGAGCGCGGCCCGGACATCGTCGATCATCTGTCCGAGACTCATCTCGACAACAAGGAAGCGGCGGACCCGTTGCGCCAGCGCCCGCAAAGCCCGCGCCGGGAACGGCCACAACGTGACAGGACGGAACAGCCCCACGCGCAAGCCTTCCTCGCGCGCGCGCTGCACCGCCGACAACGAGAGCCGCGCCGAAGTACCGTAGGCCACGATGACGGTATCCGCGTCGCCGGTGTCAAACTCCACGTGCCGCTGCTCATGTTCCTCGATGGCCCGGTACTTCTCGCGCAGCACATAGTTGAGCAGTTCCTGGTCGTCGCCTTCGAGATACATGCTGCGGATATTGCGCGCCGGGCGGCCTCTTGCGCCGTCCGTCACGTAATCTTTTGTATACGTAATGACCGGGCCGGGCGGCGTCATCACCACGCCGTCCTTCATCTGACCGAGCACGGCATCCGGAAGCATCAACACGGGGTTGCGGTATTTCTCCGCCAGTTCAAACGCCAGGAACGGGAAATCG comes from Candidatus Hydrogenedentota bacterium and encodes:
- a CDS encoding 2-oxoacid:acceptor oxidoreductase family protein — encoded protein: MLFEFTMAGFGGQGILYMGDVLAQAALREGLNATFLPTYGAAMRGGTANCVVFISDEEIGAMTLDQPSAAVLMNQASLDKFQAVVRPGGLLVANTSLADSSTLRRSDLRVVWIPATQISKETVGTERSANIVALGALLKAEPVVKVSTIEDIFKDGATGKRAAMLESNRAAFRAGLDFGT
- the vorB gene encoding 3-methyl-2-oxobutanoate dehydrogenase subunit VorB, with protein sequence MAEGAVQAGCRCYFGYPITPQNEVPEYLSKRLPEVGGVFLQAESEIASINMVLGAASTGVRAMTSSSSPGISLMQEGISFLAGSQLPALIVNVQRCGPGLGGIKTTQGDYYQATRGGGHGDYRTIVLAPWSVQEMYDFPFLAFELAEKYRNPVLMLPDAVLGQMKDGVVMTPPGPVITYTKDYVTDGARGRPARNIRSMYLEGDDQELLNYVLREKYRAIEEHEQRHVEFDTGDADTVIVAYGTSARLSLSAVQRAREEGLRVGLFRPVTLWPFPARALRALAQRVRRFLVVEMSLGQMIDDVRAALGPDVRVDFCGRPAGGVPSPREILAYLHGSGVDKGAEWADKVDAARGHYRWWRDGALQPREVNPTGIKGPNL
- a CDS encoding 2-oxoglutarate oxidoreductase; its protein translation is MSEAVFDRPRYLCDVVTHYCAGCTHGTAHRIVAEAIEHFGVGERTVAVAPAGCSVMLYKYFDVDSIEAPHGRALALGTGIKRARPDLFVFTYQGDGDLASIGLCETMHAANRGEGISVIYVNNAVYGMTGGQMAPTTLLGQRTTTTPAGRKHDNEGHPLKMAEMMATLDGVLYSERVALYDPKQIRRARKAIFHAFEIQIKYSGFGFVEVLSACPTNLHLDAIQSQKWVENEMCQVFPLGLFKDVAGKVPERPMAGQEPEINGVSQGTCHAV